A single region of the Ziziphus jujuba cultivar Dongzao chromosome 10, ASM3175591v1 genome encodes:
- the LOC107411529 gene encoding UDP-glycosyltransferase 87A2-like, translated as MDSTLQPHLSTSGAFSMSAQGIIKLKLLTKERGQEVIEYIPGISRTRIVDIPTVFHGNGRKILDRALEAANGVSKAKYLLFNSAYELESLVIDALRAKISIPVYPVGPSIPYFLPENENTSLAGHDRPKPKYLQWLDSQPERSVLYISMGSFLSASNAQLDEIVGGVHNSGVRYFWVARGDTSRFEDGFGGDIGLVVPWCDQLKVLCHPSVGGFWTHCGWNSTLEAIFAEVPMLTCPIFFDQIPNRKRIVEDWKIGYDVKKENDGLVTRDEISELVQRVMDLECKEGKKMRKRAKELQEACHGAIAKGGSSDENLDAFITVFYKGIAVKKLIP; from the exons ATGGATTCCACCTTGCAGCCTCACTTATCCACGTCAGGAGCTTTTTCCATGTCAGCACAGGG tATTATCAAATTGAAGTTACTAACCAAAGAACGAGGACAAGAGGTGATTGAGTATATACCTGGAATATCAAGGACGCGAATAGTAGATATTCCAACAGTGTTCCATGGTAACGGTCGAAAAATCTTGGACAGAGCTCTGGAAGCTGCTAATGGAGTGTCAAAAGCGAAATACCTTCTCTTCAATTCTGCCTACGAGCTTGAATCTCTGGTCATTGACGCTTTGCGAGCCAAAATTTCTATCCCTGTCTATCCCGTTGGACCAAGCATACCTTATTTCCTGCCCGAAAATGAAAATACTTCTTTAGCTGGTCATGATCGGCCTAAACCCAAGTATCTTCAGTGGCTAGATTCTCAACCCGAAAGATCTGTCCTCTACATCTCAATGGGTAGTTTTCTTTCGGCCTCAAATGCCCAATTGGATGAAATTGTTGGTGGTGTACATAACAGTGGAGTAAGGTACTTTTGGGTGGCACGTGGGGATACCTCTCGGTTCGAAGATGGGTTTGGTGGTGATATTGGGTTGGTTGTGCCTTGGTGTGACCAATTGAAGGTATTGTGTCATCCTTCTGTTGGTGGATTTTGGACACATTGCGGGTGGAATTCTACTTTGGAAGCTATTTTTGCTGAGGTTCCAATGCTGACTTGTCCAATATTTTTTGATCAAATCCCAAACAGAAAGCGAATTGTTGAAGATTGGAAGATTGGATATGATGTTAAGAAAGAGAATGATGGTTTGGTGACTAGAGATGAGATTTCAGAGCTTGTGCAGAGAGTCATGGATCTAGAATGCAAGGAAGGGAAAAAGATGAGGAAAAGAGCAAAAGAGCTTCAAGAAGCTTGTCATGGAGCAATTGCTAAAGGTGGGTCATCAGATGAGAACCTTGATGCTTTCATTACGGTATTTTACAAGGGCATTGCCGTTAAAAAGCTAATCCCTTGA
- the LOC107411528 gene encoding UDP-glycosyltransferase 87A1, whose product MDGSASSICHVVAMPYPGRGHVNPMMNLCKQLVSRSHRILVTFVVTEEWSGFIDSEPRPHNIRLGTLPNVIPSEHDRANDFPGFVEAVATKLEAPFERLLDRLEPPVSAIIADNYVVWAGGVGNRRNIPVALLWTMSASVFSVLHHFELLVQNGHFPLELSERGQEVIEYIPGISRTRIVDLPTMFHGNGRKTLGRALEAANGVSKAKYLLFTSACELESQVIDALKAKISTPVYPVGPSIPYFLLENENTSLGGHDRPKPKYLQWLDSQPERSVLYISMGSFLSVSNAQLDEIVCGVQNSGVRYLWVVREDTSVFKDGFGGDIGLVVPWCDQLRVLCHPSIGGFWTHCGWNSTLEAVFAGVPMLTCPIFYDQIPNRKRIVEDWKIGYDVKKENEGLVTRDEISELVQRVMDPECKEGKEMRKRAKELQEACHGAIAKGGSSDENLDAFIRDILQGNCR is encoded by the exons ATGGATGGCTCCGCCTCCTCCATCTGCCACGTGGTGGCCATGCCGTATCCCGGCCGAGGCCACGTCAACCCGATGATGAACCTCTGCAAGCAGCTGGTTTCCCGGTCCCACCGTATTCTCGTCACCTTTGTCGTCACCGAAGAGTGGAGCGGCTTCATCGACTCCGAGCCAAGGCCCCACAACATCCGCTTGGGCACACTTCCGAACGTCATACCTTCCGAGCACGATCGTGCCAACGACTTTCCTGGCTTCGTGGAGGCTGTCGCGACGAAATTGGAAGCTCCGTTCGAGCGGCTTTTGGATCGGCTTGAACCGCCGGTGAGCGCCATCATAGCTGATAACTATGTGGTTTGGGCAGGTGGTGTAGGGAATCGAAGGAATATTCCGGTGGCTTTGCTCTGGACTATGTCGGCTTCAGTATTTTCGGTGCTACATCATTTTGAACTGCTCGTACAAAATGGCCATTTTCCTCTGGAACTGTCCG AACGAGGACAAGAGGTGATCGAGTACATACCTGGAATATCAAGGACGCGAATAGTAGATCTCCCTACAATGTTCCATGGTAACGGTCGAAAAACCTTGGGCAGAGCTTTGGAAGCTGCTAATGGAGTGTCAAAAGCGaaataccttctcttcacttctgCCTGCGAGCTTGAATCTCAGGTCATTGACGCATTGAAAGCCAAAATTTCTACCCCTGTCTATCCTGTTGGACCAAGCATACCTTATTTCCtgcttgaaaatgaaaatacttCTTTAGGTGGTCATGATCGCCCTAAACCCAAGTATCTTCAATGGCTAGATTCTCAACCTGAAAGATCTGTCCTTTACATCTCAATGGGTAGTTTTCTTTCGGTCTCAAATGCCCAATTGGATGAAATTGTTTGTGGTGTACAAAATAGTGGTGTAAGGTACTTGTGGGTGGTACGTGAGGATACCTCTGTGTTCAAAGATGGGTTTGGTGGTGATATTGGGTTGGTTGTGCCTTGGTGTGACCAATTGAGGGTATTGTGTCATCCTTCTATTGGTGGGTTTTGGACACATTGTGGGTGGAATTCCACTTTGGAAGCTGTTTTTGCTGGGGTTCCAATGCTAACTTGTCCAATATTTTACGATCAAATACCAAACAGAAAGCGAATTGTTGAAGATTGGAAGATTGGATATGATGTTAAGAAAGAGAATGAGGGTTTGGTGACCAGAGATGAGATTTCAGAGCTTGTGCAGAGAGTTATGGATCCAGAATGCAAGGAAGGGAAAGAGATGAGAAAAAGAGCAAAAGAGCTTCAAGAAGCTTGTCATGGAGCAATTGCTAAAGGTGGGTCATCGGACGAGAACCTTGATGCTTTCATTAGGGATATTTTGCAAGGGAATTGCCGTTAA